GGCGCTTCATTCTGGCATTTCTTCAATACTTGGTCTGAAATCTCCCGGGGTTCCTATGACGTTAAATCGACACCGCTCCCAATATTCGAACGTAGTAGCTTTTTTGACGGTATCATCGACTTCCCCATCCACATACCAAACCCTTACAAAGAAAATGTTGAGAGGGTCGTTCATCCACCGCTGCAACAGAGGTATTTCcattttccaaaagaaaagaTAGCGGAACTTAAAGCAAAGGCCAACGCTGAAGTGAACACTAACAAGATCTCGTCTTTGCAAGCACTATTGGGTTATTTTTGGCTATCCATAACTCGTAGTCGTCGTCTGAATGACGATCAAGAGGTTCAGTACCTGATTGCTGTGGGGGCGAGGCAAAGAATGCACCCGCCATTGCCGAATCAGTACTTCGGGAATGCGGCCCAAGCGGTGATGGTCACAAGCACGGCAGGAGATCTAATACAACACGGACATGGTTGGGCAGCTTGGCATATAAATAATTTGCTTGCTTCGAAAATTGCAGAAGATCAGAGGAAGATCTTGGTTGATTGGTCGAAAAACCCTAGGATGGTAAAGTTTAGTGGCATGAGAAGTACTAAACTGCTCACCGGAAACTCCCCTCGATTTAATGTGTACGGTAATGATTTTGGTTGGGGAAGGCCGGTCGCAGTGCGAAACGGTGTTTCGCTCAAGTTCGAAGGGAATTTGACGGTGTTCCCTGGGAAGGAAGAGGGTAGCATTGATTTCGAAGCTTGCCTTTTGCCGGAGACATTGGATGCGATGGCGAAGGATGCAGAGTTTATGCATACTATCACCTCATGAAAGTCTCGATACAGATCGAACAAAGATGGTGGAATATTAACTAGCCTTGAGTCCATAAATAAATACTGGTGAactcaaagaaaattaaataagagaaataaatgatTGATTTCCAAACACTGGATGGATGCCTATTATAATTAGTTTTGTTCGTCCCCATGATGCCAGTCCATTCGATTTCATGGGAAGCGtgccaaaaaaatttttaatttgagatTGGAACATATAAATACATGTGTTGTTGTTTGCATtcagagatattttttttttcaggtaaTTAGCTCAAGATAATTactataaacataaataaattatataaaaataaatttataaattgatgtagatTCATgagatccgttagatctattttacattaaaaataactttataatctaacgtaccatATCTAACTACATCAGTtcgtaaatttacttttgtataatttttttataattaaaatatttttcttagttCAATGGCCAGTATTAGTGTGATGCTCTCTTTTTATAATGGCGATGTAAtatagtaaaaacaaaaaatattgtggttgTATAACAAAGTTTAATAATATGATAtccttttataagaaaactattAATGTTATGTTGACGGCTACCATTAATTGGATGGTAAGAGTATCTTAGCtcatttgtgaatagtaataaaataatttataaataataataaaattgtaataaataatttgcgaacaatagttagccgtttatgaataatagttagGTAAACTGAGATGGTTTTAGCTCCCAATTAAACACAGTCTAAGCCAAGTCTACAAGGAACCAATGCTGCAATTACGTTTGTAAATTGGTGCGAGGAAGAGGCACTTTCTATACATCTATATTgcgagataatttaattttcaattattttccgGATCAAATATTGTCAATTAGGCTGGATAGAAAGTGTGTTATATTTGATagtcaataaaataataaaaattcagttaattaattataaatttgtattgctttataaagaacaaaaaaaaaaaaaaaaactaaaaaaacataGAGCCTAGGATTggtttgattatataaaattaaactatctcatatcatctcatctcatcttatataatcattacaacttttcaaactcctacaaaatataataaacaattcaacttttttcaaatctaaaaataaaaattatattaaaaaattatattataataatattttattcaactttcaatcaaatatattatcttatctcatttaaactGCGTAattaaacgagacctaaatcctcgtttagatgttgagatgagatatcaactcaacatccaaatatcattaaaatacaaatattttttaatttcaaatattcaatttttttatcaaatcattataattttttcaaatttatagataaaatataaaaaataattcaattttttcaaatctcaaaataaaaataatattataataatatttttatttaactttttctttcatttttttaaacttcataaaatattttaactcatctcatcttaacgtTTAAACGAGATCTTAAAAACTACCAACTGCACTTGAGGTCATACATTTTACTAGCACTTTAAAATGGAACTAAATATAGATGAAGTTAGAttaggtttagatagtgagttgaaatgataaattgagatgaaaattgaataaaatattattataatattatttttttataaatattattttaaattttaaaaaattaaattatttattatattttatataaaaatttataataattataataataaaatgagattgttagtatttctcaatttaaactgagtctaaatttgtccttttattttcttagcaACCGAATAAAGGGATAAGCTCCAAAATTCAAaagcttaatttatttttccaactttttcaagaTCAAACAGAGCTAAATCATTGAGAGATGGAGAGCCGATTGTGTGTCGCACTGTCGTTGAACGGGGTGGCGTTGATGTGATATTTGATAGGAGAGCTTCTTGCATCTGGCCAAGGGCCCTGGCCGAGTCTGTGAGGTGCACCGTGGTGGCTAGAGATGGTTAAACCGGttacacaaataattttattttattttattttaattttagtatagATATTCACCGTTGGATACCCGTTGCGGAATAGACTGATGCGGTTAATGTCACATCACTTTTATgctattataaaaaagaaagaaaaaaaaaaagaagaagactcGCTTCAAAAAATTATCTCACCTAAGCGCCAAACCAATCCCAAAATTTTTGGTATCTAGAAAGAAAATCGAGTAACCATGAAGCAATGTAAATcgggatttttttaataaacaaaaattaataatcagCCAGTAAAGCACATCATACCGTATAattcacaataaaatataacGAATCATAAATTCATTTCGATTTAACTTTAGATAGCAAATATAAACAAAGGAATTGAAAAATAGATCTTTGTAAGTATATACAAAAtggtaaagaaaaaagaagtacTTGAAACCGAAACTACTTGAATCGATATGGGTTTGCGACCGTTGAGTTTTGACCGTGAAAACCTAAAAGAAACTGAGTTTTAAGGTGAAGAACTTGACGGGAGTTTTGGtatagaggaagaaaaaaggggCAACGGGTAGAAATTGTAGAGAACTCCATTGGAGAGCACgggaatgttttttttttctcctctaggTGTGTTCGATGCGAGTTCAATCCTGGAGgtgaaaattaagattttgtttggatgttaactgagttgagttgagataataaaatattgttagaatattatttattattattattattattattttgagatttgaaaaagttaaattttttattatattttatattgaaatttgaaaaagttataataataagttgagataagttgaaatgggtttactttccaaacgaagcctaattTGTTTTCGTGGGAGTGGAGTTTGATTTCAAAAGGAAATCAAAGGTGCAAACACACCATTTAACTAAGTCTGACATGGAATCCAGGTATGTAGGGTGTCCCCGTCTCgaatgaaaattgagtttttcatcttattttatataattaatataatttttttaaaatttttatataaaatataataaataatttaatttttaaaattttaaaataaaaattatattattataatattttatctaattttaaactttcatctcatttacgTAACTAAACGAGACTTAAGATTTgcatatttcttataaaaaaaaaagtaaagtcatttaaaactcataaaaaataatttttaatatgaaaattcactttttttaaaaatggaatAATCGAAAtttcttaacttaaaattatatttaatattattattcgtaCGAAAAAAATTTTGGCgtataaaatctaatatttgCTTGAAAAAAGAAACAGCTAAAGGGCATGGAGTCGGTACTGCTACATTGTACAGTGTACAATTCAAAATAGAGCAGCACTGACCTTTTTCCCCCCAAACCATTTAACCAGTCAAAACGACGAAGTCCAGCTGTTTGAAACGCGCTTTTCAACCTCTCCATTAAAATCAGAGTATTATAAACactattattaaatttaaaaaaaaatccctaagcAACCTAAAACGGCCTAAAAATTCCCAAATCGAGGAAGACGTGGCTAGCTAGGGTTTCCATTCAACCGCTAAATCCCAATCGCTCCAAAAATAACAACATAGAGACCCTACGGTGCGTACAGTTCCTCCACAAATCTCCAGCATCATTAGTCTCTGCATGAATCTGATCCCGATCCCAACTGCCGCCATTGCCGAATCGGGTCCGGATAAGCCAAAAGACCTCCGTTGTATCCGCCAATGGCGTCCAAGACCTCGCCTTCGGCCTCTACCACCAGATTGGACCCTCCCAAAGACGCTTCGGTATGAGCTTCCTATCTCGTACTCTCTCTATATTCCATGAGAATTCTGGTTTTAGCAATTTCTCAATTAccttattttgttaaaaaaaatcgaTGTTAATGgaagtttgtatattttttcataagttcGGTTTATTTAGAGAGAGATAGTTAGCTGCATTGTATATTCGAAGgcttaattaggttttggtgtCAATTTCGGTGAGTTTAGGGCAAACGGTATGGATACCTGTCAAATGCATGTCTATTTGGTGCACGTAATGTACAACAGCACACGGCATTCGCGTTAGAAAGTCTAATGCCACCTTATATCTTGGAAGGAAATTCGTGGAggcttttaaaattttgaaaattcaccTGCTGCAGCGTTTTCACACATTAGATTTCGATGCAATTATCTATTAACTAGTTTCTGGTGTGCAATACGCCTTGTTTAGGTTTTGAGCTGGAGTTTCCGTAGAAGTTTGTTGTTGTTAtctttattattgttatcattATGAGGCAAATTGTCATTGAGTTTTGCTTTTAAGAATTGTATGTTacatcaattttactgaaataAGGAAGGCACATGTCTTATTTATGTGATTTAGGAAAGTTAATTTGGACTATATTATTAGATGAATTGTACGTGGTAAGTAGGTTATACTCCTGTTGATTGTTTACAGATGATGAAACTGCAGGAAACAAGTCTGATTCGGAAGGAGATTTTAACAGTCATTGATTCTGTAAAGAAGCAAGTGGCTGCTGGCCGATCTGTTTCTGTAAAGGTGCATTCTTATCGTGCCTTAGATAATATTTGgtcttgatattttattttcaagagtACTATTTTGAGATTGtgtttgttaatattttttattcttaattatcagaataaaatggaagaaaataggCAGAAATTGGCTGGTGTGACAAACCatctttataaattttctatgGATAGAAGGACCAGTAGGACTAATGATACTGATAGAAGTATAGATCTACTGACGAAGAGGCAGAAAGATGCGCTTGATATGCATAATGGTGTTGATGCAAGTGATGGGGATATGGATAGCAGTAGCTCTCAAGAAGATGCCCCTGCTTCTACTGCAGTTCTTCTAGGATCTAATGTTCCAGTGAAGAATGCAGTTCGTCCCATTAAGATCTCAGAAGCAAAAAGATTGCCTCCTTATACTACATGGATTTTCTTGGACAGGTGTGTTGggatttattcttttttcccttaaaaatattagtttgGCTGTGGATGGTACCTTCTATTACTTGCACGATATATTAATGACGTATCTGCATGCATGTTTAAAACCGAAATTGTGATTTTTaccaatttttcttcttcacaaagtGGTAATCACTGTTAGTTTGTGGATTCTGGTTTTTCATTACTAATCATTAGATGTTGCTTAATCAGGGGATGTTGCTTTTACCTGATTAAGGATTTATAaactgtttcttttttgttgtaatttgtaAATTGCACAACCATCTGGTAGGTTTTGAATCCACAACCATACCCCTATCTGGTTCTTATGGGGGAAAGAGATGCCATTTGAGCTAATGCTCATTGGCaattaagaatatataaatttatacgGAATAGTATCTTACTGatgtcattttcatattttcaatttctaattGCAGTTAGTTTTTATCTAGCTcgaacttataaaataaaagtttttatcTAGCTCGAGATTTAGGTGATCTTATGATAATTCTGGTGCAGAAATCAAAGAATGACAGAGGATCAGTCAGTGGTTGGTCGACGAAGAATCTATTATGATCAAAATGGTGGTGAAGCACTAATTTGTAGTGACAGTGAGGAAGAACTAattgaagatgaagagaagaaagatTTTATAGAATCTGAAGATTACATACTTCGGTTGGTATTGAGTAATGTGGTTCATACGTCTTATGTTGGTCCTTTTGcgctttttaataaatatttattgctTATAGAAAAAAAGTCTTAAGTCGGTGTTCTCTGTGTTCCTTTCTTGTTGTTCCTCAAATGTCAGCAATTGTTAATGTGTTATCTGTGATTTGTTGATTGCTTTCCGAGCTTTATTTCAAGTGCATTTGCATACAATCATTATTTTGTTATAGAAAGAAAATGCAATTTCCATAGGCTGTGCCCTGGTTATCTCACTTGGGCTTCACCTACAACAATTACATTGGCCATAATCTACTAACATTGTACATTTttttgttgtgtgtgtgtgtgtctttctctctctctccctctccctctccccatTCATAGTTTATTCTGTAAATGAGACTAATATCATAGCAGATGATAATTATGAATCCTCAGCAGCTTTTTTACTCCAATCTACTAGGCCCTGGCTAGTATTTGACAAATAATAGCCTCCGACAAAGAAAAAGCATTCAGGCTCTCATTTTTGTGCCTTCTCAAACCTTTCGttattgagaaattaaaataatctgtGGTGTTGTCTTGTTTAATCCTCACGTTTGCAGAAGCTTCTGGATGGTTTGATGGTGCAGTTCTAACTTCTGGCTTCATCATTCTTGTTAAGTATTTGGACCAAACCTGATGACCTAGACAAGGCCTTTTTTCGATTGCTTGGATTTGCTTCAAGAATTATTTCCCTCGTTTTCTGATTTCTTAGCAGTGCCTTCATTACACGTGACCGAAGCCTCTTCAGGTGGTTTTCTGGTTTACTTTGACGTTAGTTCTAGATGTTAACTTGTGATGAAGCATCCATGTCCACTTACTTTTTTTCCTGGTTTTCTCATTCTTTCTTTGCGAGATATTGGCTCCTTATATGCACTTGTTTTTCagcttataataatagtaacTTTTCTCAACATTTTCATGATATGGAAAGTGTATCAGGACTTGCGCCTCATTGAAATGTATGGCGTTTGAGAGTTATACTTTTGTCATGTTTTTTAGTGATTGTGCAAGTACATTGCTTACATATTTGACACTGTGTTGTCTTTGTTCATTTGCTTGACAAACTTGTTGGGCGGTTTACTTATTACTCAActcaatcattattttttccagaattttctCCTGAGAtggatttttcatatttatgttattgctatgttttaagatttattttttcagtcatACTACATATgttttatattggaatttttaatgatatatactAGATGTGAAATGAAACTTACTAGTTTTGTGGCATTCTGTTGTGGCATTGCCAGCATGACTGTCAAGGAAGTTGGTTTATCAGATCAAGTGCTGGAATCACTAGCACAATGTTTTTCTAGAAGCCCTTGTGAAGTCAAGGTTTGCTTTTatgtttgttgtattttaacTTTGGGAAACATTTTTGTCTCTTCTTTATGCTTCTATCCTATTTATGATCTGATTAGGACTGGTCATAGTGTAAAGTTTGGTCCAGCCGTTTCCCATTTGGCTTGTGCTGGCTTTACAGAGATATGAAACACGATCAAACATCTTATACAGGCAAGATACGAAACTCTTATTAAGGAAGAGAAGGCTGTGGAAGGTTCTAAGAATGGTGATAATGAAGACATTTTGCATAATGGGAATTCTCTTCTTGATAAAGATCTTGACGCAGCTTTGGATTCTTTTGACAACCTATTTTGTCGCCGATGTCTTGTAAGCACCATCCTTGTGCTCTATCATTTATGTGATGTTTTGTGCTAACATCATGAATATGACTCTTTTGATTTGTTTGCCTTCTTCTGTTTGTTTTGGCAGGTTTTTGATTGCAGATTACATGGATGCTCACAGGATCTTGTCTTTCctgtaagtttttatttttaccttaattattaaatggttATCTGAATACCTTGCTGGATTCTTTCATTCTTTGTTAATACAAGTTGTTTTCAGACTGAGAAACAACCTTCGTGGCGCCCTACAGATGAGGAAAATATACCATGTGGCCTACATTGCTATCGATCTGTATGTGTTCAGTGCATTACTGTGGTGATATGTGTATCTGGGAATATGTGTTTAGAATTGGCAAGCAAACTCTTTAAGTAGCATAATATTCACTCATATCAGGCATTGAAGTCGCAAAGAATAGCTAGAGGGAGCTCTTCCATTAATggtgattttgaagaaaaatctgcCCCTTCATCTGGTAGTGCTGGGGCTCAGATATCATCCAGGAAGAAGACTTCCGGTCCATCTGCTCGAAAGAAGGTGAAGTCCTGCCAAAGTGAAAGTGCTTCATCAAATGCAAAGAATGTATCAGAAAGCAGCGACTCCGAGAATGGCCCTGGGCATGACACCACTTCTACCCACCAGTCATCACCTCGCAAAACTAAGCTTTCGGGAAAATGTGGAATTGGTAAGAGGAACAGCAAGCGAGTTGCCGAACGTGTTCTAGTTTGTATGCAGAAAAAGCAGAAGAAAATGGTAGCTTCTGATGATTGTGATTCCTTTGTGAGTGGAGGTCTTTGTCCCGGCGAGATGAAACCTAAATCTAATGCATGTAAGGAAAATGATGATACTAGTTCTTCTATGCATAAGAATGTGAAATCCCCAACTAGTGGAAGGTTGAGAAGGAAGGAATCATCAATTCAAGCCAGTCACAAGGTTGTGCCGGGTGAGGTTCCTGATGGTTCATCAAATGATATGATTACAGATCCACCTGCTGCTAGCAGTGATGACAACTCAAGGAAAGAAGAGTTCGTAgatgaaaatgcatataaacaAGAATCAAGTGATAATAAATCTTGGAAAGCTTTTGAAAAGGGCCTTTTTGAGAAAGGTGTCGAAATTTTTGGGAGGAATAGGTCAGTGGATACAATTCTATTGTAtcaaatatattgatttttcaGTTCTCTGttgaaataataattgataCTACGATTGGACATGATGTATACATGAGATAATTGGTCTGGCCATATATTTGAAATCTTCTGAACTCTATTTGTTTAGCCTGAGAgtcagataatttttttttataagtaaaatgtaGCCGTAAGAGCGAACAATTATTGAAGCATTCGGGTTTTGTTTCAAACCATGGACATTAGTAGTTTTCTACTACTAAGGTTGGACATGATAAGTTTTTGCCTCTCTTCCCCCTGCAGAATTTCTTTGGTTGCCATATTATTACCATGAGATATCTCCTTCCTATTGCTTCTCAATTCGTCCACTAATGTTTGTTCCTTATGTGTTGTGACAGTTGTTTAATTGCTAGGAACCTTCTAAATGGTATGAAGACATGTTGGGAGGTTTTTCAATACATGAATTGCTCTGAGAGTAAGCTGTCCTGCCAAGCTGGTGATGGTGCAAACTCTCTTATTGAAGGCTATTCTAAGGTTGATTTAAATCAAACTATGCTTAGTGATTTATTGTGCTTGTGCATCTGTCTTAGAATCCTCCCTGCCTTAACAAGTGATTCCATTTTTGTCCTGGGGTGAAATAAACTCTAGGGTAATAATGAAGtgagaagaagatcaagatttTTACGTAGGAGGGGTAGAGTTCGTCGCTTGAAGTATACCTGGAAGTCTGCTGCTTACCATTCAATCCGGAAACGAATTACCGAGAGAAAAGATCAGCCATGCCGGCAGTACAATCCATGTGGTTGCCAAACTGCTTGTGGCAAGCAGTGTGCTTGTCTTCAAAATGGGACCTGCTGTGAAAAGTACTGTGGGTGagttttgtttccttttccatTTACTGTGATTATTGTTGAAATCAAATACGAAGGCTTTTCTCGTTTTTCCCCTCTCCTGCTGCCAAGTTACTAAACTTTTCTGGATGCTTCCAGCTGatgtatttttttcctaatctaGATGTCCAAAGAGCTGCAAGAACCGTTTTAGAGGCTGCCATTGTGCTAAAAGTCAATGTCGAAGTCGTCAGTGTCCATGCTTTGCTGCAGACAGAGAATGTGACCCAGATGTTTGTAGGAATTGTTGGGTCAGGTGAGTTCGTAGTTGttgatgtttgaattttttgtttcaCCATTTTCTATCAATCTGTCCGCTAGAGATTCTTTGGTTGAAATGTAGTTCAGCAATACAAATGGGGGATGTTGATGTGAGGTAGAATACTATATGAGATTGCAATTCTAAATAAAAACTTCATAGACCTTAggttgaaatatgttttaacaAAACTTGTGTCTAGGAAGACAATTACTAATCATGCACACATTCACTGAGAGGGTGATCAGGTAAATTCCCATGGCTCTCTGCTTGTACACATGATCACTTCTAGAAATCAGGTAACTATTTTAAAGCGGTTTTAAGTAAAATTCAGTAAGTAAATATTAGATTGGAGGTTGCCTTGTAAATACAAGTACAGTTTCCTTCATCCAAACTGGGGATGGGGGTGTGGagaaactaaaagaaaataaaatgccaTACAATTTGATGTTTCagttttgtttttgaaattgaATGATGCTATTAGCTAGTACTAGACCAATTGGAAGGTTTGGTTATTTGCTAAGTTAGAAAAGGTGGTAAAAAATATGCACTTATACCTGTGGGGTTTGAAGAATTTTTGCTTCTCGTTAGTTAATAAGTTTTAAAATCCTTTTAAAGGGATAACAAATATCCCTAAAGAGGTATCACAGTTTGTAAGTCATTCATTGtcaatttttcttcttgaaaacCTAGTTGCATTCAggattatattttataatggtGTTTGTAATAGGATTTGCTAGCTAAATAAATTCCGATTctaattctttctttctttcataaaaattgACTGTTTTGTGTCATTAAAATTGGCTTTGCAGCTGTGGAGATGGTACTTTTGGGGTTCCAAGCCAAAGAGGTGATAATTATGAATGTAGAAATATGAAGCTTCTTCTCAAACAGCAACAAAGGGTAATTGtactgccccccccccccccctcccggTTTTACcctttattttctaatttatttgattCAAGTGGTTTGGTGAAACTTTTCATGTGGATTATTCTATTAGTTTTGGGGAGAAATATCGAAGTGAAGTGACTCTCTTTCATCTGCAAATTGTCATCTTATGTTATTAGTACATATTACGTTGTGAACACCATTCAGTCAACTTTTCTTATGTGTACAAATGAGTCTAACTTATCTTATTCCTATATGCCCTTAAGTAGCTGTCCTTAAGTAGCTGTCCTTGAGGGTCCCTTAATTGAGGAATGCAATTTTTATTAGACTTACAAGGGGCATATTGATGTgcgttttatttttgttgtaaaatttcAACTTGACTACTTTAGCAGGTTAGTGAACTTTTGCAACAGTACTCTATTTTTTGTGTCTGTTGAATATTTATATCGTTTTTCCTCTATGTTTATGTGCTTTTAGTGATATTTGTCATGAAATTTTGTATTCTGCTAGTTTCTCCTTGGTTTGTTTGAAGCTCAGACTGCTGCTTTATAAACGCTATTTACTTTTTGCAGTACCCTTATGATGGCCATAGTTTGATTCCCATTTGTGTGCAGGTTTTACTTGGTAGATCTGATGTATCTGGCTGGGGAGCTTTCC
Above is a genomic segment from Juglans microcarpa x Juglans regia isolate MS1-56 chromosome 1D, Jm3101_v1.0, whole genome shotgun sequence containing:
- the LOC121249546 gene encoding protein ENHANCED PSEUDOMONAS SUSCEPTIBILITY 1-like, encoding MQKNMVRFLSTNTIRSTSNSIRRMELTPWDLNFLLQEHMQGGLLFRLKPQHLQEQAHHLPKNDVINRLKASLSRTLDIFYPLAGRLVMIENDDKTASFFVDCNNHGVQFVHAVADGVTVADILDPIYVPQIVESFFLMNRALNYEGTNSKPLLSVQVTVLVDGFFIGCSLNHAVADGASFWHFFNTWSEISRGSYDVKSTPLPIFERSSFFDGIIDFPIHIPNPYKENVERVVHPPLQQRYFHFPKEKIAELKAKANAEVNTNKISSLQALLGYFWLSITRSRRLNDDQEVQYLIAVGARQRMHPPLPNQYFGNAAQAVMVTSTAGDLIQHGHGWAAWHINNLLASKIAEDQRKILVDWSKNPRMVKFSGMRSTKLLTGNSPRFNVYGNDFGWGRPVAVRNGVSLKFEGNLTVFPGKEEGSIDFEACLLPETLDAMAKDAEFMHTITS
- the LOC121249321 gene encoding LOW QUALITY PROTEIN: histone-lysine N-methyltransferase CLF-like (The sequence of the model RefSeq protein was modified relative to this genomic sequence to represent the inferred CDS: inserted 1 base in 1 codon), translating into MASKTSPSASTTRLDPPKDASMMKLQETSLIRKEILTVIDSVKKQVAAGRSVSVKNKMEENRQKLAGVTNHLYKFSMDRRTSRTNDTDRSIDLLTKRQKDALDMHNGVDASDGDMDSSSSQEDAPASTAVLLGSNVPVKNAVRPIKISEAKRLPPYTTWIFLDRNQRMTEDQSVVGRRRIYYDQNGGEALICSDSEEELIEDEEKKDFIESEDYILRMTVKEVGLSDQVLESLAQCFSRSPCEVKARYETLIKEEKAVEGSKNGDNEDILHNGNSLLDKDLDAALDSFDNLFCRRCLVFDCRLHGCSQDLVFPTEKQPSWRPTDEENIPCGLHCYRSALKSQRIARGSSSINGDFEEKSAPSSGSAGAQISSRKKTSGPSARKKVKSCQSESASSNAKNVSESSDSENGPGHDTTSTHQSSPRKTKLSGKCGIGKRNSKRVAERVLVCMQKKQKKMVASDDCDSFVSGGLCPGEMKPKSNACKENDDTSSSMHKNVKSPTSGRLRRKESSIQASHKVVPGEVPDGSSNDMITDPPAASSDDNSRKEEFVDENAYKQESSDNKSWKAFEKGLFEKGVEIFGRNSCLIARNLLNGMKTCWEVFQYMNCSESKLSCQAGDGANSLIEGYSKGNNEVRRRSRFLRRRGRVRRLKYTWKSAAYHSIRKRITERKDQPCRQYNPCGCQTACGKQCACLQNGTCCEKYCGCPKSCKNRFRGCHCAKSQCRSRQCPCFAADRECDPDVCRNCWVSCGDGTFGVPSQRGDNYECRNMKLLLKQQQRVLLGRSDVSGWGAFLKNSVSKHEYLGEYTGELISHREADKRGKIYDRENSSFLFNLNDQFVLDAYRKGDKLKFANHSPDPNCYAKVIMVAGDHRVGIFAKERICAGXELFYDYRYEPDRAPAWARKPEASGSKKEDGAPSSGRAKKLA